AGTCGCTGCAGCAGGAGAATGGAAGTGATGCCAACACAGTGGCAGCTGCACTGTGCAAGGACAAGCCAGGCGCCCAGCGCACACCCCGGAccaggaagacaggaaaaagtacCAATTACTTAATTGGAAATTAATCTCTGTTCTACCACAGAAATCTACCTATATATATAAAGCACACAGCTGACTGGCATGACCAATATTCACGAGAACCAAGTCCTCCTAGGCCCACAGAAATTGCTTCTgtacaaacaccatcagctgggCAAAGCCAAGACCTGAGAAGCAATTGAGCCCGCTCACAGTTACATCACGAATCCGAAAAGCCTTTTCATCTGCAAACAAATCTTAATCCAAAATGCCAGGAGATGGGAATCAGCAATGAAAGAGAACTGCACTTTCCCCCGAACCTGCATCCTTACAAATCTTCTGAGAGTCCTTGTGCTTACGAGATGTGTGGGAGTAGGTGAGACCAGTTTTCAGTAACACTATCCATTGGCTTTCGCGCGGGTAACGCTCACCTGAGAAGAGCTGGCTTTGAAGAACCCAGACGTCCTGAGCCAAGACACCTCCAGCTTGTCGCCTCTCTACGTTTGCAGCTCTGTCCATGACGCAGATAGGCACTGGCTATTGTGACCTCCTGCACGTGTCAGCAGGTTCTCTCCTCACTTCTGTTCTGAAGCTAGAGGGGGACCAAAAAATGAGATGGCTTTAGGAAACAGGTGTGAGCTTCTGGTTAAATCATAGGATTCATCAGTCTTAGACTTTATTTGCCACAAATAGGCTCTATCAGTCTGATCCTGAGAAAGCAGGGGCAGTAAGACAGAGCTCAGGGGTTACGATGCTTTCACCCAGGATATCCAAACTGGTGAGATCAGGATTCAGCAACCAAATGGCCAGAGGCAAAATTAAggccttttctccttttcctggaCTTAGGGAAAGGTCCACGGTTGTGaccatatatatttaaaacattcttaGGCTTTGAGCTGGAAGCCAACACTTCTGCCCCAGTTTTGCAGCCCATTGCAGGGGCCGGGCAGCCCACAGGGCTGGTTGTGCTGCTTTACCTGTTGGCGTtacagcagctctctgccagAAAGAGGTAAATGTTATCACGTGGGGGAAAGCTTTCCATccctgcagcagggccaggaaGCTCCTTTCACATCTTGTTTTGGGGAGGGCCTAAGTACAACTGTTCAGGGCTGCTCCAGGTGGGACAGTATATTATATTATGCTAcatcctctccctccccttccctggtGTTCCATACCAGCTCCGCAGACCAGTGCAGCCTTCTCTGAGAGCACAGAGACCTGGGGGAAGATGGGAGAAAGGAAGCTGCAATCAGCAGCCCTGCAATCAGCAGCTCGTCTCCCTCATTGGCAGCCTAACTCGGGGGGCACCGGCTCTGAACCAGCTGTGGGTGATTTCAGTCGCTCCCTGTGAAATGCCAGCTCACACGGCCTCTTGTGGCCAAGACACATACTCAGGTTCTGCTCCGGCTCTGCCCAGTTGCTCCTGGAAAGCGGCACGGAGAGCAGTGTCCTTCCCCAAATATTCTTCTGGCTTCTATTCACAGCAGTGCATCACGTGTTGCCCCACTCGCTTTTCAAAAGCCGTGCCTGGCTGAAGGGCAAGCTGGCCGAGATACTTCATCCACATGCAAGGTCCAGCAATCACAAGACTTGTTTTACCCCCCAAAAATACTTACATGGTTCTGAGGTTATTAACACAACTGCATCCAGTCTAGCATGCTTGTGCGAGGTTATTGTTGAAGTACCAAAGACTATGTGGTTGGCGAGGCATCAGTGGAGGGTGCACGTAGACAATCACAGGCTTAATGAATTACTGCGCTTCAGCCGATGCGTATGCCACTGCATGAGAGTTTCGCTGCAGACAGAAAGGGGAAAGCAACTTTGTGGTGCGACAGGTCGAGTGATACATGGTTAATTATTAAACTGTAGTAGCTGGATTCTTTGCAACACGTCTCAAGTCAAACACCGGGCTCCAGTTTCAGGAAGTGGGAAGAATTTAATTGGAGCGCGCTCAGACTTTTTTTGAGAAAGCCGCCGACCGAGCAGGTCCTGCTCACGCCCGAGGAACCTGATGTGGAGCACATCGTCTCCGCTGACAACTGACCTTTGTCACTCAAGGGTAGAAAAAGCTATGCGACTGTAGTCGTTTGTGTTGAGCAAAAGCCAAGCCATGCTGGCTTGACATTTGTGAAATGCCTAACAAGTACAGACGGCACAAACTAACATGCCTGCTTTTATTGAAGAGGCAAAACTGAGCAGGCCAGATCCTCCTTTGCCCTTTGAAAGTTACCTTTTCAAGAAAAGCTTCTTTATGTTTGACTTATTTTTCAATTCCCCGTCTCAAAAGATGCAAATATGCAAAGGGCaagaacagcaacagcaaacGGTGCAGGAACGACTGGCcaagagcactgcagagcaaaCCTGCAGTGTGGAAAAGCATCTTACCCTTTTCTTCCaccatgcagaaaaaaaccaaataactCAAACACAAACTTTCGGTGCAAGGGTCATGGAATTCACTTTTAAGCCAAGATTCTCCAGACATCACAATGCTAACGTTACGGCACAATCTTTCCCAGCAATTGCCAAAACCAGCCTCGTTCCGTCCCTCTCCCTGTTACAGACCGGCAGCAAGTCTCTGGTGCGCTCCTCCCATATAAGCACAACCTGTGTCCTCCCACGAAATGCTCAATATGGTCTCAAAACCCACCACTGCCAGGCAAGCAGGGTGAGGGGCTCCCCGGTACCTGCACACACATCTGAACACGCTGTGCACCCCTCAGAGATCCGTCCTGCTTCCAGAGACATTTGGGTGCTTGGCCCAGGGAACTCCACCGCAGAGCGCAGGTGACACTGGGGTTTtatcagaagcagaaaaaaaaaaagttagtgtAATGGACACAAGAATGGCTCGTTTATCAAGTTCTAACAAAGTAAATGGGCAGAAAACAGAGCCTACGTGGTGCCACCTGTCTTATTCTCCATCAGCTCACATACTccaccagtatggaccagttACTTACTGGAAGGGGCTCCAACTGCAGAAGTTGGAGAGAGACAGATGGCTGTCAGTCCCACATGGGACAGCACcggctgtctgtctgtctgtctgagCAGGGCCTGGAGTAAGGTGAACTGTTTTTGAAGGGCTGGCTgcgctggatggcagcactgAGATAATCTTGGTGCTGCAGTTCTGACACTCTCCTTCCACCCCGCCCGATTAGACCATGAGCATCTTCTGCTCTTATTCCatgtaaaaaaccccaaaccattaTATCAACGGTTGGtctcgatgatcttaagggtcttttccaacccaaatggtTCTATGATCCTCTGATTTAAGATTTTTGTTAGAGCTGCAGATGGGCAGGAAAACAGCGCTGCCAGAGCAACGATAGCAGGCAGTGTCAAAAGGCAGCCGGGTGGGAGCTCAGCGCGTTTCAGGGCAGAGCACAACCACAACAATAAACGAAAAAAGTCTGAAACCGAATGAAGTTTCAGACGGGGCAGGGGAGAGCAGCGTTTGCCAGGGGCACGTCCCCGCTTGGCAGCAAGCGACAGGGCAGCAAGCGAAATGCCAGCTTGCTGGACGGAAAATAGCAGGGGCTTCCCGCGACCCTGCAGCCGCGGCGCCCGcacccccgcggccgccccgagccgccgccccgccggggccgcaGGCCCAGCGCTCCGGGAGCCCGGGcgcgccgccccggggccgggcagggccggggccgccgcgccTGCGCGCTCCGCCGCGCCATGGCCGCGCTGCACTGCGGGCTGTGCCGCCGCACCTTCTTCGTGGGCCGCCGGCACCTGTACAGCGCCGGGCACCGGCGGCGGCTGCAGGAGGCGCTGGCgcggctgcaggaggaggtggcggcggcgcgggaggcggcggcggccggggccgTGCGGCCCTTCGCGCCGGCGGAGGACGAGCGGCGCGTCTGGTGCCTGTGCTGCGGGCGCGGCGTGCGGCGGGACGGGCGGAGCGGCGGGCTGGCGCTGCCGGGGGCCGCGCTGCTGCGGCACATGGCCGGGTACCGGGGGGgagccgggcggcgggggggaccGGCCCGGGGCGAGCGGCGGCGCTGACGCAGTCCCGCAGGCCCGAGCACCGGCGGGCGACGCTGCGTTTCTGGCGGGAGCAGCGGGCGGAGGCGGCGCTGCGGGAGCGGGTGCTGGTGCCGGCCGAGGAGTACGAGCGGCTGGAGCGGGCGCTGGCGCGGGCGGTGGCCGCGCACCGGCAGCGGGAGGACGAGCGCATCCAGGAGGTAGCGCGGACCGGAGCCCCGGACCGGAGCCCCGCACCGTTACCCGCGGATCAGACCCCCAAAGCGGGACCCCGCCTCACGGCGCTCTCCCCGCAGATGGCGGCCGCGATCCGGGAGGCCGAGCACCGGCAGCAGGAGACGGTGCGGGCGGCGCTGGAGGTCGGTGAGCCGTATCCTGGCCTGGCTGCGGGGATGGGGCCGCGCACCCCACCGGTAccagggaggggtggggggactCAGCTCAACACCAGGAATCTTGTTCCTTTTTCCTGAATCGCACCCAGCTTCAAATGGAGCCCGAGCTTTGCACAGGACCTGTCTGCGCCCCCCCGGCTGGACCCGAAAGGTGAGAACCATTTCCCAGAACTGCTGCTGACCCACACGCACCCCACTCAAAACACTGGACCGCGCCGCGGCAGCAGCCTTTCTCTGCTGATGCCACGTGATGGATCACCATCACCAGGATCTCGCACCCGTCCAGATCCTTTGCAAACTTTTATCTAGACCATAGTCAGCACTGCAGCCGCAGAAAGATAACTCTCCCATCAAACATTCGTGGGTAACTAACCACCATAAAGAGCGAGCACAGCAATAACATACAAGCATTTCACACTCCCTGcaacatttctccttttccatctTGCTGCAAAGCACCCCAAACACAAATTCTGCTCCAGAAACCTCTGACAATTGTCACCCGCCCAGCTTCGGCAGCTGCTCACCTCCCAGCTCCTGTGTTCCAGGGACTCTTCTCAGGACGCAGAGCAGCCCGGCCCGAgtgggacacagacaggaccCAACTTAACCTGGATGGAGCCAGGCCAGGCCTTGACCTTCATCGGCCACCAGGTAGGCCTGACTGGCTCCTGAGCGTGACTTAACTGCAGGTTACGTATGGCACAAAGCCAAGCCAGGGGTTGCAATCTCCGTCACCAAAAAGGGTGGCTTTGTAGGTTCAGGAGAGCAGCTGGCTGGGAGTTTCAGTCATCCAGGGTGAACTGGTGTTTCATTAAGTAAATATTCTTTAACATgccctgaaaaaacaaacactccTTAAAAATAGCAGAGAAGAGCCTTGCTCTGTCTTTTTGTAACAGAACCTGGTTCTGGAAGGGAACGCACACAACAGTGTTCTGTTTACTCTGAAAAGCATCAGTTTCTCACAggggttttgtgtttctgttcacaggaagcagaagggaaaggaaatgttCACACAGGTAATTGCGCTTCGTGCCTCCTTTGGTTGCTTCCCTACTGCAAACTTGGCTTGTAAATGTAACAGGTAACATAAAGCAGTTCTGATGCAGTTACAGCAGAACCAGGTGCTCACTCTTTGGCCAATATCTGACGTACTAGAGGAGGAGAAATCACTTATGTGTTATGGAAACTGCAGGTGCTGTGTGGTGCATGGTTTGGGGTGTGATCTACCATGGCCTAACTGCAGCAAACACACTGCTTTTCTGTGCAAAGCCCaaatttccttctcctttgccaCTTGGAAGGGCAAGTGGAGGGACTGGGGGTAAAGGAGATGCTTTTCCCTCTCTCAGGTTTAGGATAACTGCAGGAGCTAAATGCATTATCCCTGTGACTTCTAGGAGCAAAACCTCCGTGGCTGACAGAGGAAGAGGATGAAAGTAGAAAAGAAATTGGACCTTCATATGAGGAATTTCTCAAACAAAGTGAGCAGCCTGTATATATTTCAGTTAACCTTACGTTCACTTTACCGCACTAATCGAAAGCAATTTAACTGAAAAGCCTTTgctgaatgaaatatttttttagaggagaagcagaagctgaaaaagCTGCCGGCAGAGCGCGTTGGCGCCAACTTTGACCATACCTCTGAGACAGGCGCTGGCTGGCTGCCGTCCTTCGGGCGGGTGTGGAACCACGGCAGGCGCTGGCAGTCCCGGTAAGCGTCAGGTACCGATGCCAAGCGCAGGGTTTCCGGCTTCTGTCTGTGCACGCTGCTCACGGAGCAGGTGTTGGGAGACGTCTTCCCGCACGCGAGAGCTGTGCCACGCATGGCTCCCATCCTGGAGCAGCACATGTGTGACGGGAGAGGTGCAGCACGGTCGCAGAGGCTTTGTGAGAAGGTGTAAGCATCACCGAGCTCGCCTTGCTGAGCTCCTCTCACCTTCCAGACCTGCGCACTGTCCCGCAGGCACCTTTTAACGCGCTAGAAATGTGTGTCAGCTGGAGAGATGCTACAGTTCACCAAGATAACAGAAAATAACCGAGCTGCTGTTCTAAACCGCTCCGCATGGTCTTACTCGTTAGACGGGGCAGCGTTCATTACCTCTTTCTAAGGCTGCTGTGTCCTGACTTCTACGCTCTCTCTCAGGCACCAGTTTAGAACTGAATcggaggaaaagaagaagaaaaggtgatCAGGAGCACTGAAGGAACCTGCTGTGACTTGCAGAGAGGCGTCTGGCAGGCAGCTGTGGCTCTGTCAGCGCTGCTGCAGAGTTTAACGCTCTTATTTAATACACACGTCTGGGTGTGTTTGGTTCCCTGAGCACCGCTGCTGAGAGCGGATCTCCTGTCCATGCTGTGTGTTTGTGATTAGAAAGCTGAGCTCACACAGCATGTGCATCCCAttaaagaaacatatttttgagaaataaagtttgtttttaaaaaagttaccTTTGTTGGTAGAGCGACTGAAACTGGTTTCAGATTCAGGGCCCACTCTGGGGGCAACCCATGTTTTTATTCTAATTTATATTGCTTTCACCTGTTCTACCTCACGTAGAGGACAACCAATTAGCTCTCAGTAGAAGAAAGGCAGTCTTAAAAGACCTTTGCTGTGGGCAATTCTTACatttactttaaataaaatactcaTGGCCTTATGTAGAGCTGCTGGTTTGACAGAGGCTGTTGCCTTGCAGAGAGATCTGTGGGCCCAGCTCATTTAGAAAGAGGTGAAATAAACAACGAAGATATCCCACTAGCACTTCCCCTATTTACAATGCAAGAAATGGGCTTCAGTTTTCCTCCTGCTAGAACTGAACTTGCTTTAACATTGCTGGCAACACAGAAATTCCTTCCCTTTTCACAATATAAAAGCACATTCATGGTGCATTTGTGACACTATAAACACGCAAACCGGCTGGCGGCAGCAGACCCGCACCAGAATCTTGCTCTCAATAATGAAACGTACACCTTCTtcaaaaaccaagaaaaattatttcaataactTTATTGTGTGCATCTACACGTTGCTGATGAGGTCGCTGGAGAACCTGCAAAGCAAGAAGTCCTAAGTCAGAGCCTGTCAGCTGCAAGAGCACAAAGCAAACGGCCCGAAAGCAGCTTGTTCCCCCCAGAACACCCTGTCACAGCACCCTGTGATCCAGCCCCTCCTGCTCACCTCCCTACGCGTCCTCCCCAGCCGCCGGCGCATCTCCTCCCTTTGTGTTCCTGGTGTAGATCACCTGGGCACGGTGCTTGGACACTAGCTTGATCAAACCTGTGGAAAAACGCAATTATTTGAGCACGCGTGTGTACTGTGCTCCCTCCTAAAGCAGCAGACCAGAAAACGCGCAATGGGAGACAGGAGGGAACCCATACTTCTCCAAGGATTTTGTTCAGGGGTGGCTGCAACACCCAACTCAAGcagctttctgtttttaacaCGGTTTTGAGCACTGACCTTTGccgagcagctcctggagggcagccctggccaggGAGCCTCGGATCTTCAGCCTCTCTGAGACAACCGCAGGCGTGATGAGCTTGTAGTTGGGCACCTCTTTGCACAGTTTGTCGTAAGTGGCCTTGTCGAACAGCACCAGGTTGTTCAACTTGTCTCTCACTTTCCCCTTGGACCACTTCTACTcgaaaggagaaagaaataaacttaaggCATGTTCTAAGCGCTAACAAAAGACAGAGCTTTAGGATGCCCTGAGAGCTGAGCACCAAACGTCTCCATCGCCCCCAAGGTTAAAGGTGAACAAAGTCGCCTTTGCAAACACATGTGTTGCAGGTAACACTTGCAATATCCCCACAGAAAAGGGCTAAAGCCTTTTCTTACTCAGATTTAACGCCATCGAGGTGCCAGGTGAAGAAACGGCTCCTCCGACACCCCGATGGCACCCGCCCCCCGCAGGGGCTCCTGCCCTCCCCCGCAGCACAACaacggggggccggggggcccCAAAGCCTCCCCCGAACCCTccggccgccgcccgccccgcgctgcTCGGGGCTCCCGCGGCTCCGGGGCCAGCCGGGCTCCTACCTTCTTCTTGGCCTTGCCGCCGGACTTGTTCACCGGGTCCTTGTCCTTCTTGGCGGACTTGCCCGCATCCTTCTTCTTCTTGTCGTCTTTGGGCGGCTGCGAGGGGGGGAACAGGAGGACGGGACGGTGAGCGGCGGTGAGCGGCCCCCCGGgcccccctcagcccccccccccggcccccccggcgcccggagccgccgccgccccccgctccccggaCCCACCATGGCGCGGCTGCTCCCCCAAGATGTCGGCCGAGAAAGGAAGCGCCTGGCGCGCGGCGTGGGGAAGCCCCGTGCTCCGGGGGGGTGCGGCTTCCGGCGCGGCGGCGTGACGCCACTTCCGGCGCGGCGGCCGCCATGGCGATCTTCAGCGTGTACGTGGTGAACAAGGCGGGCGGGCTCATCTACCAGCTGGACCACTATGCGCCCCGCGCCGACACCGAGAAGACCTTCAGCTTCCCGCTCGACCTCGTCCTGCGCCTGCACGACGAGAGGGTCGTGGTGGCCTTCGGGCAGCGCGATGGCATCCGCGGTGAGGCGGGAGGGCCTGGCCCGGGGGCACGGGGGGGACCAGGCCTGCGGTACCCACCGACCGGCTGTCACCACCGTGTCCCCGCAGTGGGCCATGCCGTGCTGGCCATCAACGGCGCAGAGGTGAACGGGCGCCTGACGGCAGACGGGAAGGACGTGCTGGAGTTCTTGGGCAATCCTGCCAACTACCCGGTGTCCATCCGCTTCGGCCGCCACCGCCTCTCCTCCAACGAGAAGCTCATGCTGGCCTCCATGTTCCACTCGTGAGCCGGGGCGGGGTGTGGCAGGACGGGCTGGGCGGTGCGGAGGGGTGGCGGGCGCTGAGGGGCCTCTCCCCGCAGGCTGTTTGCCATCGGGTCGCAGCTGTCCCCCGAGGTCGGGAGCTCTGGGATCGAGATGCTGGAGACCGACACCTTCAAGCTGCACTGCTTCCAGACACTGACAGGTACcgtccagctgctgctgctttgccaggGATGTTGTGGATCTCGGCCTCTCTGATGCTTCTGTCGTTACGGCTCCAGGGATCAAATTCGTGGTTCTTGCCGACCCGAGGCAGGCGGGGATCGACGCCCTTCTGCGCAAGATCTACGAGATTTACTCTGACTTTGCACTGAAGAATCCTTTCTACTCCCTGGAGATGCCCATCAGGTGAGGAACAGCCCATGTTTAGCAaggcagccgcagcccctcgTCCCTCTCTGCAGTGACAAACACTGACAGTTacacagctgctgtggggaCGGGACACTGACCTGTGCCattcccagtgctgctgtgctg
This region of Caloenas nicobarica isolate bCalNic1 chromosome 26, bCalNic1.hap1, whole genome shotgun sequence genomic DNA includes:
- the RPS25 gene encoding small ribosomal subunit protein eS25, which codes for MPPKDDKKKKDAGKSAKKDKDPVNKSGGKAKKKKWSKGKVRDKLNNLVLFDKATYDKLCKEVPNYKLITPAVVSERLKIRGSLARAALQELLGKGLIKLVSKHRAQVIYTRNTKGGDAPAAGEDA
- the CENATAC gene encoding centrosomal AT-AC splicing factor isoform X1, whose translation is MAALHCGLCRRTFFVGRRHLYSAGHRRRLQEALARLQEEVAAAREAAAAGAVRPFAPAEDERRVWCLCCGRGVRRDGRSGGLALPGAALLRHMAGPEHRRATLRFWREQRAEAALRERVLVPAEEYERLERALARAVAAHRQREDERIQEMAAAIREAEHRQQETVRAALELQMEPELCTGPVCAPPAGPERDSSQDAEQPGPSGTQTGPNLTWMEPGQALTFIGHQEAEGKGNVHTGAKPPWLTEEEDESRKEIGPSYEEFLKQKEKQKLKKLPAERVGANFDHTSETGAGWLPSFGRVWNHGRRWQSRHQFRTESEEKKKKR
- the TRAPPC4 gene encoding trafficking protein particle complex subunit 4; amino-acid sequence: MAIFSVYVVNKAGGLIYQLDHYAPRADTEKTFSFPLDLVLRLHDERVVVAFGQRDGIRVGHAVLAINGAEVNGRLTADGKDVLEFLGNPANYPVSIRFGRHRLSSNEKLMLASMFHSLFAIGSQLSPEVGSSGIEMLETDTFKLHCFQTLTGIKFVVLADPRQAGIDALLRKIYEIYSDFALKNPFYSLEMPIRCELFDQNLKLALEVAEKAGPFGPGS
- the CENATAC gene encoding centrosomal AT-AC splicing factor isoform X2, with the protein product MAALHCGLCRRTFFVGRRHLYSAGHRRRLQEALARLQEEVAAAREAAAAGAVRPFAPAEDERRVWPEHRRATLRFWREQRAEAALRERVLVPAEEYERLERALARAVAAHRQREDERIQEMAAAIREAEHRQQETVRAALELQMEPELCTGPVCAPPAGPERDSSQDAEQPGPSGTQTGPNLTWMEPGQALTFIGHQEAEGKGNVHTGAKPPWLTEEEDESRKEIGPSYEEFLKQKEKQKLKKLPAERVGANFDHTSETGAGWLPSFGRVWNHGRRWQSRHQFRTESEEKKKKR